A segment of the Serratia fonticola genome:
AAATGTTTTTTATTGGCACTGCGTTCGCCAAAAAACAGCAGGCCGGAAATCATAAAAAACAGCGGTACACCCACGCGGGAAAGCGAGTTCAGGATATTGGCCATATCCCAGTTGTGCTCACCCACCACCATGCCGGTGGTGACGTAATAGGTTGTGGCATGAATCATCACCACCATCATGCATGCCACAGCACGCAGATTATCTACCCAGCCAATTTTATTACCCATCAGCGCCTTTCATTTTGTCTGTCATGGAGAAATGTTAATAAGAGGTTATAGCTCGCGTAGCTGGAGCACAACGTTTCGGCGCAATATCAGAATGTGCTTAAACATCACCTTATTATTGCTAAGGTGAACAATTGGCGGCAAAATAGCCGCCATAACTCGCTCAGATTGCGCTCCCCGCCCTGGCAGTTCCTTATTTCTTCTTTGCTATCAGTAAAATAAAATGAAAACATTATTACCCCCTGCGGCACGTTTGGGCCGGCAGGCGCTTTTATTCCCGCTTTGTCTGGTGCTGTTCGAGTTCGCAACCTATATCGCCAACGATATGATTCAGCCCGGCATGTTGGCCGTTGTGGCGGATTTCAACGCCAACGTAGAGTGGGTGCCAACCTCAATGACCGCCTATCTGGCTGGCGGAATTTTCCTGCAATGGCTGCTTGGCCCACTGTCGGACCGTCGTGGGCGCCGCCCGGTAATGCTGGCCGGAGTGGCCTTCTTTATCGTCACCAGCCTGGCTATTTTGTTGGTCACCAATATCGAACAATTTATCGTGATGCGCTTCTTGCAAGGGATTGGGCTGTGCTTTATCGGTGCGGTCGGCTATGCCACCATTCAGGAATCGTTCGAAGAATCGGTCTGTATCAAGATCACCGCGCTAATGGCCAACGTGGCGCTGATAGCCCCTCTGCTCGGGCCATTGGCGGGTGCGGCATGGGTTCACGTCGCCTCTTGGCAGAGCATGTTTGTGCTGTTTGCAGCCCTGGCCGCCATCGCTTTTGTCGGCCTGTGGAAAGCGATGCCGGAAACCGCCACGCTGCAAGGGGAAGCCTTCTCGGCGGCCAACCTGTGGCGTGACTATCGCCAGGTATTGGTTAACCGCCGCTTTATCTGCGGGTCGCTGGCCATCGGTTTTGCCAGCCTGCCGTTGCTGGCCTGGATTGCGCAGTCGCCGGTGATCCTGATTAACGGTGAATCTCTTTCCGCTCTGGAGTATGGCCTGTTGCAGATCCCGGTATTTGGTGCACTGATCCTTGGCAACCTGACGCTGGCTCGCGTGACCGGCAAACTCAGCATTGAGCGCCCGATTAAACTGGGTGCCTGGCCGATGCTGTTGGGCCTGTTGATTGCCGCGCTGGCCACGGTATTTTCCTCTCATGCCTATTTGTGGATGACCGCCGGGCTGAGCCTGTATGCATACGGCATCGGATTGGCGAACGCCGGTTTATACCGCCTGACGCTGTTTTCCAGCAACGTCAGTAAAGGCGCCGTATCGGCCGTGATGGGCATGTTGAGCATGTCGGTGTTCACCGTAGGTATCGAACTGGCCAAAGTGGCTTATGTCTGGGGCGGTAATGGGTTGTTCAGCCTGTTCAATCTGCTCAGTGGCCTGTGTTGGTTAACATTGGCCGCCTTGTTCCTGAGTAAACACCGTCGCGGGGCAACTCCCACGCCGAGTACAGCGCTATAACAGAATCAAGGGCTTTTGGGGATCCCCCCATGGCACCTTTAGCAGTATGGAAACACTCTGGCTTGCTTAACCAGCAGGCTTTTTACGGGGGGCAGGGAACGCCCTGATTTTGCACAAGCCCCCACATTTCGATGATGTATCCGTGTGAGGCTAGCTCTTATGCATCCTTTTCAGAAGACCCACCTGCCGCTGCAAGAACAGCGTCTTAATTTATTGGCGCAACAGTACCGTGACGCGATCGCGCAAAATGATTACGCCGCCGGTAAAGTCATCGCCGAAGTCACGCTTCGCCTGGTACCACGCAACCCTGATGTGCTGTCCAGCTATGCGCTGTGCCTGATGCGTACCGGCGAGTATGAGAAATCCTATAAAACCTACAAGAAGCTATTGCAAAGCCTGCCGCTGGAACAGTTGCCGGATACCATGATCGACGGTTTGGCGGAAGTTTGCGGCTGGTTGAACCGGCCTGACGAAGTGCGTCGTTTTGGCCTGCTCTCGCTGGAGCAAGGCGATAAAAAATACGGCGCAGGCCGTGCTTACCCGTTACCCACGCCGCACCCACCGGCGTTTAATCCACACAATCCACAAGAAAACGTCATCGCCTTCACCCTGTTTGGTGCGCTGGTACGTTACTGTGAAAGTGCCATCGTTAATGCCCGGGTCAGTAAAACGTTGTTCCCAGCCTGGCGCTGTCGTTTCTATCTGGATGACAGTGTGCCGCAGGAAGTACAGCAGCGGCTGCTGGCGGAAGGGGCCGACGTGATCAAGGTCGAAGGTGAACAGCATCAGAGTATCCCGCCGCTGATGTGGCGCTTTCTGGTGCTCGATGATCCCCAGGTCAAGCGCTATCTCATTCGTGATGCGGATTCGCTGCTCTCAGAACGGGAGCAGGCCGCGGTCGAATCCTGGTTGCAGAGCGATCGCTGGTACCACCATATGCGTGATTACTTCACCCATACCGAGCTATTGCTGGCAGGGATGTGGGGCGGATGTCGCAACGAGAACCTGCCCTCCCTGATTGAGCAGACGCGGGCTTATTTGAGCCAGCAGGAAGGCCACCGACGCTTTGTCGATCAGTATTTCCTGCGTCAGTACCTTTGGCCTACGATCAAACAAAGCCTGCTCAATCATGATGAGCTGTTTGGCTTCCATGATGCACAGCCCTATCCCACCCACCAACCGATCCGCTGGCAGACCGACAAATTCCATATCGGCAGCAATGCCAGTTATCAATTGGCCGGGATCCCCAGCCAGAAAAGCGACGGTGAGCTGCAACGCTGGGAAGTGCTTGATGAGCAAGGTAACCGGTTATGCCAGTATGCCAGCCCGGTGAAAAACCGCGAGTGGCGAGAACTGATCCCTTTCTTCCTGCTCGATCGGGTATTGGCGGGGGAATGGCAGTTACGTAACATCGATTGAGGTATTGGGGGGCTGCTCCGCCCCCCATGCGCTATTCGCGCTTAGAACAGGCCCATCGGCTTTTCGGAGTAACTCACCAACAGACATTTGGTCTGCTGATAGTGCTCCAACATCATTTTGTGGGTTTCACGCCCAATCCCCGACTGTTTATACCCCCCAAACGCCGCATGCGCCGGGTAAGCATGGTAGCAGTTGGTCCAGACGCGGCCCGCCTGAATGTTACGCCCCATATGGTAGGCAATATTACCGTTACGGCTCCACACCCCGGCCCCCAGGCCAAAATCGGTATCATTGGCCAGCGCCAGCGCTTCATCCATATCTTTGAAGGTCG
Coding sequences within it:
- a CDS encoding MFS transporter; translated protein: MKTLLPPAARLGRQALLFPLCLVLFEFATYIANDMIQPGMLAVVADFNANVEWVPTSMTAYLAGGIFLQWLLGPLSDRRGRRPVMLAGVAFFIVTSLAILLVTNIEQFIVMRFLQGIGLCFIGAVGYATIQESFEESVCIKITALMANVALIAPLLGPLAGAAWVHVASWQSMFVLFAALAAIAFVGLWKAMPETATLQGEAFSAANLWRDYRQVLVNRRFICGSLAIGFASLPLLAWIAQSPVILINGESLSALEYGLLQIPVFGALILGNLTLARVTGKLSIERPIKLGAWPMLLGLLIAALATVFSSHAYLWMTAGLSLYAYGIGLANAGLYRLTLFSSNVSKGAVSAVMGMLSMSVFTVGIELAKVAYVWGGNGLFSLFNLLSGLCWLTLAALFLSKHRRGATPTPSTAL
- a CDS encoding tetratricopeptide repeat protein, producing MHPFQKTHLPLQEQRLNLLAQQYRDAIAQNDYAAGKVIAEVTLRLVPRNPDVLSSYALCLMRTGEYEKSYKTYKKLLQSLPLEQLPDTMIDGLAEVCGWLNRPDEVRRFGLLSLEQGDKKYGAGRAYPLPTPHPPAFNPHNPQENVIAFTLFGALVRYCESAIVNARVSKTLFPAWRCRFYLDDSVPQEVQQRLLAEGADVIKVEGEQHQSIPPLMWRFLVLDDPQVKRYLIRDADSLLSEREQAAVESWLQSDRWYHHMRDYFTHTELLLAGMWGGCRNENLPSLIEQTRAYLSQQEGHRRFVDQYFLRQYLWPTIKQSLLNHDELFGFHDAQPYPTHQPIRWQTDKFHIGSNASYQLAGIPSQKSDGELQRWEVLDEQGNRLCQYASPVKNREWRELIPFFLLDRVLAGEWQLRNID